The following DNA comes from Marichromatium purpuratum 984.
CGCCAGCGACCAGAGCCCGCTGGCGGTGGAGCGCCAGCTGATCCGGCTCGGCATCGCCTTCGCACTGATGCTGGCGGTGGCGCAGATCCCGCCGCTCCGACTGCGCAACTGGTCGCCCTCGCTGTTCGTCGCCGGCTGCATCATGCTGGTGGCAGTGCTGGTGGCCGGCGAGATCGGCAAGGGCGCGCAACGCTGGCTCGATCTCGGCTTCGTGCGCTTCCAGCCCTCAGAGCTGCTCAAGCTCGCGGTACCCATGGCGGTCGCCTGGATCCTCGCCGCCCGACCGCTGCCGCCCTCGCGCACCCGTATCCTGCTGGCGGCGATCATCACCATGATCCCGGTGGTACTGATCGCCAAGCAGCCCGACCTCGGCACCTCGCTGCTGGTGGCCAGCGCCGGGGTAATGGTGCTCTTTATCGCCGGGTTGAGCTGGCGGATGATCGGCGCGCTCGCGATCATCGCCGCCGCCGCCGCGCCACTGCTGTGGTTCGGCATGCACGACTACCAGCGCGAGCGCGTGCTCACCTTCCTCAACCCGCAATCCGATCCGCTCGGCTCGGGCTATCACATCATCCAG
Coding sequences within:
- the rodA gene encoding rod shape-determining protein RodA, whose amino-acid sequence is MATNTRAAQLDRGVDEPLPGPLRRLHIDAPLLVALLGLCGFGLMVLYSASDQSPLAVERQLIRLGIAFALMLAVAQIPPLRLRNWSPSLFVAGCIMLVAVLVAGEIGKGAQRWLDLGFVRFQPSELLKLAVPMAVAWILAARPLPPSRTRILLAAIITMIPVVLIAKQPDLGTSLLVASAGVMVLFIAGLSWRMIGALAIIAAAAAPLLWFGMHDYQRERVLTFLNPQSDPLGSGYHIIQSQIAIGSGGVSGKGWLNGTQSHLEFLPERNTDFIFAVIGEEFGFAGILALLALYLFIILRGLVIASRAQDNYGRLLAGGLIMVFFVYVFVNTGMVTGLLPVVGVPLPLISYGGTSMVTLMIGFGMIMSIETHRKRVRI